GATCAAGTTCAGATGAGTTGAGATCAAGCGCCAATGCCAGATCAGATAGAAGAGAGAGTTGCCCTCTTAGAAGCTGAAGTCGCCCGTCTCAAAACGAAGGTAGAAGATAGTGCCTCTTCAAGACCCTGGTGGGAGAAAATCACCGGAACCTTCGCCAACAATCCAGCCTATGACGAAGCGATGCACTTAGGGCAGGAGTACCGAAAGTCCCTGCGACCAGGCTCTAGTGAATCACCTGCCAGTTGATGTACATCCTCGATACCAATCACCTGAGCGTTCTAGATCGGGGAGGCACCTCAGCACAACGGCTATTTCAGCAATTAGCAACCATCAACCCCTCAGAAGTAACGACGACAATTATCAGCTATGAAGAGCAGATGCGAGGTTGGCTGAGTTACCTTGCCAAAGCAAAGACGATTGAGCAGCAAGTGAATGGATACAACCAGCTTAAGCGCCAATTGGCAAACTATTGCACTATTCCAGTCCTTGAGTTTGATGAAGCTGCGGCACAGAAATTTCATCACCTCAAACAGCAATATCCTAGGTTAGGATCGATGGATCTGAAAATTGCAGCAATCGCCTCTGTCCAGGGGGCAATCTTGCTAACCCGAAACAGTCGTGATTTCAGCCAGATTACAGGCTTGTCCATCGAAGACTGGACGTGATCACGAACAGCAGCGTATCTAGAGACCCGCAGCTAGCGATCAGAATGCTGTTCGGGTTTAGGAGTTATGTTCTGCAAATGCTGTGGTTTGTCCGGCCCGATCAAAGGAAAAAACCGTGTAGGGTTCTTTGACATTCCCCGATTCCATCCCCGGCGATCCAATCGGCATTCCAGGAACAGCAATGCCCACCACATCAGGCTTCTCAGTTAGCAGTCGCTTCACGTCAGCCGCAGGAATGTGACCTTCGATCACGTAGCTATTTGCGACTGCAGTATGACAGGAGGCAAGATCTTCAGGGACATTATGCTCCCGCTTCACACCGTCCATATCCTCGACAATATTGTCCTCAACCTGGAACCCCTGAGCCTGCATGTGTTTGACCCATTCTCCACAACAGCCACAGGTGGGGCTGCGGTAGGCCGTGATTTGACGTGCTTCAGGGGGGAGGGTGTCTGCGATCGCTTGATGCTGAACATCAGTAGGTGCAACCATGCTGTAAACGCCGATGCCAACGCCACCTGCGACCAGAATCGCAGCCCCAAAGCGCAGCCAAGGTTGCTTTAAAAGATTGCTTGCCATTTCAAATTATCAATGTATAGTGTCTTTTTCCCCGCAGCACTTTCGCGGAGTGTTTACATCTAGGATAGACTCTCTACCTAACTAGAGAGTCAAATACAATAGGTTCGACACCTCAAACAAAATGTAACGAGCAGAAGAGTTGCGATCGCCGTAGATTTAACCGTCAGAATATGCTAGAAGTTGCCTACCGCTTCCCAAAGCACAGGAGAATTGCAATATGAAAGCTAAGCTATTCCTTCCTTTAACCTTGCTAGCCGTTCTTGGAATCTCAGGCAAAACGCTAGCCCACGTCATTGAGACAGACTACCTCTTGCCCACTCCAATTGCTCCTGATGGAGTAACGGGCAGTGTTAGCCGTTCAGCCATTAAATTCACCGCTAAATTCAGCTCCGGTGAACCCTACCCCAATGCCAAAGTGACCATTTATGCCCCTGACGATCAAGAAAAACCCTGGCGTGTAATGCAGGCAAATGAAGAGGGCGAGTTTGAATTTCAGCCTGATCAGTCTAAACCAGGAGAGTGGACCGTTGATATCGGTGAGGGGAGCCACTGGGATAGCTGGACGGTGCCCGTGATGTCCACAGGAGGCAGCATCACCTATGGTGAACTGAGTGATGCCTCTTCTCATTTACCTAGCATTCCTCCACAGCTACTGGTGATTGGGGCTGCTTGCGTTTCGGGGAGTGTCGGTGCAGTGGCGTTGAGATCACGCCGTCGCCGTTAAAGCAAAGAATCCCCTCAATATTGAAAAGCAGGAGTGCTGATGATATCACTCAAGAGATTGATGCATGTGGCT
This is a stretch of genomic DNA from Acaryochloris thomasi RCC1774. It encodes these proteins:
- a CDS encoding type II toxin-antitoxin system VapC family toxin, coding for MYILDTNHLSVLDRGGTSAQRLFQQLATINPSEVTTTIISYEEQMRGWLSYLAKAKTIEQQVNGYNQLKRQLANYCTIPVLEFDEAAAQKFHHLKQQYPRLGSMDLKIAAIASVQGAILLTRNSRDFSQITGLSIEDWT
- a CDS encoding DUF411 domain-containing protein is translated as MASNLLKQPWLRFGAAILVAGGVGIGVYSMVAPTDVQHQAIADTLPPEARQITAYRSPTCGCCGEWVKHMQAQGFQVEDNIVEDMDGVKREHNVPEDLASCHTAVANSYVIEGHIPAADVKRLLTEKPDVVGIAVPGMPIGSPGMESGNVKEPYTVFSFDRAGQTTAFAEHNS